Sequence from the [Clostridium] scindens genome:
TCGTTTTCCTTCAGGAATTGGATGCTGTAATAACTGGTGTTCAATTCCGTTACAAAGGCCACCATCTCCTGGCTGTCTCCAAAAGCATCCTCCATAAAGTCAAAGGCATGATCAAGTGCATTTGCCGCTTTCTCGATCATCCGTTCCCTCTCGTCCGTCTCTTTCGTAAATTCTTCCTTCACCCGGTCAAATGCCGCCTCTTTATCAAGATGTTCCGCCTTCTCCAGCTGGCGGTATCCCTCCAGGGTATCGGAGACCTTTCTTCGAATCCGGTCTTCCTGCCTGGTCAGCTGCTCCGCCTTTCTTAAGCGTTCATAGGCTTCTGCAAACTCCTGAATCGCGCCGGGAAGATCCAGATCCTCTTTATAACGGCGAAGGACATCATATAGAATGGTTACATAGCGATCCGAGACATAGCACTCCTTGAACAAGCCTCCCAGCTGGCCCAGCAGCATGTTGACCACGCTCAGGCGCTCATCGAAGGATGCGTATCTTAACTGCTCCAGCGTATCTTTGTCATAATAGCCTTCCAGTATCTTCTCCAGGCCATAATCCTTTTTATACTTCTCATATAATTCCAGATAATTCGCGAAATCCTTCGCAATCTTCCAGTGCTGGATATACTGGTGCACCACTTCCCGGTCTGCCTTCTTGTGGAGCGCCTCGTAAGACTTCAGAAGCTGCGACAGGTCCTCCCATCCTCTGGCCGTTGCAAACATCTTGCCGTCTACCGTAGTCTCGATGCGGTAGAAATGGTCTCTTCGTATCTCCAGATAAGAGAGAATAGCCGGATGGATCTCTGCCTGATAAGCATACTCCTTCCAAACATCATAATTTTCTTCCACATCTATCTTCTTAATTCGATCCAGCGTTACCACGTCAAAATCCCTTACCGACTTATTATACTCCGGAGGATTGCCCGCTGCAACGATAATCCAGCCTTCCGGCACCTTCTGGTTTCCGAATGTCTTGCACTGCAGGAATTGGAGCATAGTAGGGGCCAGCGTCTCGGATACGCAGTTGATCTCGTCGATAAACAGGATGCCTTCCGCAATCCCGGTGGCCTCGATCTTTTCATAGACGGACGCGATGATCTCGCTCATCGTATATTCCGTCACGGAATACTTCTTCCCTCCAAAAGTCTTTTCCTGTATAAACGGAAGCCCGATGGCGCTCTGCCTGGTGTGATGCGTAATGGTATAGGCAACCAGGCCAATCTGGCACTCCTTGGCAATCTGCTCCATAATCTGCGTCTTCCCGATCCCCGGAGGCCCCATCAGCAGGATCGGCCGCTGCCGGATTGCCGGTATCATATAATCCCCATAGACGTCTTTTTTAAGATATGCCTCTATGGAATCTTTAATTTCCCTCTTCGCTCTTTTTATGTCCATTGTCTTGTAATCCTTTCTCTTCTTCCTTCCTCAGTCTCTGGCGGCGCTTATGGCCGTTGCAGGTCTTCTTCTTCAATCACCAGCTTCATGGCCCACGGTGGAACGTCTACATCTTCATAGTCTTCCTTCATGAACACAAAGGCAGTCTCATATGGGGGCATCTTAGACGGATAGGCGCCTCTTCCATCCGTAAAATACAGCAGTCCTTTTAACCGCTCAAACGCATGCTGCTTCATCAGATTCTCCACATAGGCAAAAGCCGGGCGAAAATCCGTTCCGCCTTCTCCTTTCAGTTCCAGGTGCTCCATGTAATTCTTCAAGTCTTCCTCGCTTTCAATCTTTTGATCCGTCTGTACCTGATCATCGCACTGGATGATATGAATGTTCACCTTCCTGAAGAAACTGTCATTTTCGCTTAAGACCCCGTAAGTCTCCTCCAGGAATTTCTTGACCAGCTCGCCGGAGCAGGACATGGACGTGTCAATCACAATGGCAAATTCCTCTACCTTCTGCACTTCCTTCCACTCCTGAGGCTCGATCAGCGGCATGTTCCCGTATAGGGAAAGGCCATAACTGTAGAATACATAGTCAAACGTATCTTCATCCACTGCCATCTCTTCTTTCAGAACCGAGAATTTCCGCAGAAACTGGCGGTAGTCAAACCGTACCCGGTTCTCCACTTTTACCTGATCGATCAGATGGCCGGATTCCTGTGATGCTTCTTTGGAAAATGTCTCCATATCCGTCTCCATCTGCTCGCTGATATCCTGCCACTGGTTCTCGATCTGGCTCTGCTTCTTCTGATCATCATCTGCCGGCCAGTAACTATGGTCATCCACCCGGAATTCGCCTGCCAGGCGCGCAAAATCTGCTTCTTCAAGATTCCATCTCTCCAAGGCGCCATAGACTTTTTCCGCCGTCAGCACCTTCATCTCTTTCCCAAGTCTTCGGTAAGTCTCTCTTCTGAGCCAGGATCGGCTTTTTAAGACGCACCGGTGCTGCATGCCGTCGATGATCGACTCTGTCACGATATCGCAGGCCAGGCTGTATCGTTCCTCCTCCCTGCCCTTTCGCCGGATCATATGGCGGAATATGCCATGAAGCACCAGATGTAGGTAAATTCGGTTCACCATGATCCGGTCCTCCCGGTACAAACCGCCCAGATACTGAGGGTGGTAATACAGATACAGCCCATCGGT
This genomic interval carries:
- a CDS encoding AAA family ATPase, with the protein product MDIKRAKREIKDSIEAYLKKDVYGDYMIPAIRQRPILLMGPPGIGKTQIMEQIAKECQIGLVAYTITHHTRQSAIGLPFIQEKTFGGKKYSVTEYTMSEIIASVYEKIEATGIAEGILFIDEINCVSETLAPTMLQFLQCKTFGNQKVPEGWIIVAAGNPPEYNKSVRDFDVVTLDRIKKIDVEENYDVWKEYAYQAEIHPAILSYLEIRRDHFYRIETTVDGKMFATARGWEDLSQLLKSYEALHKKADREVVHQYIQHWKIAKDFANYLELYEKYKKDYGLEKILEGYYDKDTLEQLRYASFDERLSVVNMLLGQLGGLFKECYVSDRYVTILYDVLRRYKEDLDLPGAIQEFAEAYERLRKAEQLTRQEDRIRRKVSDTLEGYRQLEKAEHLDKEAAFDRVKEEFTKETDERERMIEKAANALDHAFDFMEDAFGDSQEMVAFVTELNTSYYSIQFLKENDCDKYYRYNKRLLFDEQQQEILKELDEVEQDLNTALK
- a CDS encoding VWA-like domain-containing protein; the encoded protein is MENKIDMGEKLDSIGRKILAAARNELYLKMRFMDVALSSLIFVLDEGACGMGTDGLYLYYHPQYLGGLYREDRIMVNRIYLHLVLHGIFRHMIRRKGREEERYSLACDIVTESIIDGMQHRCVLKSRSWLRRETYRRLGKEMKVLTAEKVYGALERWNLEEADFARLAGEFRVDDHSYWPADDDQKKQSQIENQWQDISEQMETDMETFSKEASQESGHLIDQVKVENRVRFDYRQFLRKFSVLKEEMAVDEDTFDYVFYSYGLSLYGNMPLIEPQEWKEVQKVEEFAIVIDTSMSCSGELVKKFLEETYGVLSENDSFFRKVNIHIIQCDDQVQTDQKIESEEDLKNYMEHLELKGEGGTDFRPAFAYVENLMKQHAFERLKGLLYFTDGRGAYPSKMPPYETAFVFMKEDYEDVDVPPWAMKLVIEEEDLQRP